Below is a window of Halobaculum lipolyticum DNA.
CTCGTCGATCACCGTGAGGAAGTCGTCGGGGAAGTAGTCGAGCAGGGTGTACGGCGCGTCGCCGGACTCGCGGTCCGAGAGGTGGACGGAGTAGTTCTCGATGCCCGAGCAGTAGCCCGTCTCCTGCAACATCTCGACGTCGAAGGTCGTGCGCTCCTCGATGCGCTGGGCGGCGACGAGGTCGCCCTGGCGCTCGAAGTACGAGACGCGCTGTTCCATCAGTTCCTCGATCTCCGAGACGGCCTGGTCGATCTGGTCTTCCGGGAGCGAGTAGTGCTCCGCGGGGTGGATCAGCGCGGCGGGTTCCTCGCTGACGACCTCGCCGTTCACCACGTCGACCTTGCGCATGCGGTCGATCTCGTCGCCCCACAGCTCGATCCGGACGGCGTGGCGGCCGTACATCGGGAACACCTCGACGGTGTCGCCGCGCACGCGGAAGGTGCCCTGCTGGAAGTCGACGTCGTTGCGCTCGTAGTTCAGGTCGACCAGCTTCTTGAGGAGGTCGTCGCGACCGATCTCTTGGCCCACCTCCACCTCCAGCGCCATCCCGCGGTAGTTGTTCGGGTCGCCCAGCCCGTAGATGGCCGAGACGGACGCGACGACGATGACGTCGTCGCGGGTGAGCAGCGACCGCGTCGCCGAGTGGCGCAGGCGGTCGATCTCGTCGTTGATGGACATCTCCTTGTCGATGTAGGTGTCCGTCTGCTCGACGTACGCCTCGGGCTGGTAGTAGTTGTAGTAGGAGACGAAGTACTCGACCGCGTTGTCCGGGAAGAGGTTCCGGAACTCCTCGTACAGCTGCGCCGCGAGCGTCTTGTTGTGGGCGATGACGAGCGTCGGCGTGTTCAGTTCCTCGACGACCCACGAGACGGTGTTCGTCTTCCCGGAGCCGGTGACCCCGAGCAGCGTCTGCTCGGTCATCCCGGACTCGTAGCCGTCGACGAGTTGGCGGATGGCGTCGGGCTGGTCGCCCGCGGGGTCGAACGGGGCGTCCACGCGCAGGGGTTTCTCGGCCTCGGGACGGTCCGGCGAGAGGGGTCCCTCGGATTCGCTCATTGACGGTGTGTGGGGTGGGATGCACTTGACGAGCGCGGTCGCCGCGACCGACGGGAGCGGCGGCCGCGAGCGCGGGCGGCGCGCTCTCGGGCGCGCCGCCGAGGGCCGAGCGCGGTCGAGTGAGTGAGGGAGCAATGCGACCGAAGGAGCGAGACCGCGACGCGAACGGGGAGCGCAGCGACCCGTGAGCGACGGGAAGCCGCGCGGCCCGAGCCGCCCAGTACGTGGTGCCGACGGACGTACTGCGCGACGCGACCGAACGAGCGAGACCGCGACGGCGAGCGGCGAGCGGAGCGGCGGCCGCGAGCGCGGCCCGAGCCGCCCGTCAAGAGCCCGGCCGACCCGTCGCGTCACCGACGCCGGCGACGTTCGCGACCGCCGAAACGCCTACCACCCGAAGCCGAGAACCGACGCCCCATGACACGCGACCTCCTCGCGGACGCGAGCGAGCACCTCCGGCGCGCGGCCGACGCCGCCGGCGACGACGCGGCCGCACGGTTCGAGCGCGTCGCCGACGACCTGCGGACCGCGGCCGACGCCGAGCACGGCCCGGACCACGGCTGGATGGCCAAGCGGATCCACACGATCCGCGACGCCGCGAGCGACGCCGGCGACGAAGTGACCGGCCACGCCGAGGCGGCCGTCGAGTGCATCAGCGAGTACCGCGCGGACGTGCCCGGCGTCTGAGTCGCGGCGGCGCCCCGATTTATCACGGGGCGGCACCACGGTCGCGCCATGAGAGTCGCAGTCGTCGCCGTCGGTCAAGCCGGCGGGAAGATCACGGACGCACTCCTCCGGTACGAGCGCGACAGTCGCGAGGACTTCGTCGTCGACGCCGTCGCGGTCAACACCGCCCGTGCGGACCTGTTCGGGCTGACCGACGTGCCCGCGGAGAACCGCGTGCTCATCGGCGCCGACCGGGTGAAGGGCCACGGCGCCGGCGCGGACAACGAACTCGGCGCCGAACTCGCGGCCGACGACATCGGCGAGGTGCGCGAGGCCGTCGACGCGGTGCCGACCAGCGACGTGGACGCGTTCCTCGTCGTCGCGGCGCTCGGCGGCGGCACCGGCTCCGGGGGCGCGCCCGTGATCTGCCGGGAACTGCGCCGGATCTACGAGGAGCCGGTGTTCGCGCTCGGCGTGCTCCCCGCCCGCGACGAGGGGGGCATCTACACGCTCAACGCCGCGCGCTCGCTCAAGACCGTCACCGACCACGCCGACGCCACCCTCCTGTACGACAACGCCGCCCACCGCGAGACGGGCGAGAGCCTCGCGGGCGGCTACGACCGCGTCAACGAGGCGATCGCCCGCCGGCTCGGCGTGCTCCTCTCCGCCGGCGAGGCGACGGACCCGACCCCCGAGAAGGTGGTCGACGCCAGCGAGATCATCAACACGCTCGGCCGCTCGGGCGGCATCGCCTCCCTCGGCTACGCGTCGGCGCCGCTGAACCGCAAGCGGGGGATGTTCGGCGGCTTCAAAGCCGTCTCGGAGGACGCGCTGACGACGACGACGCGGGTGACCGCGACCGTCCGACGCGCGGCGCTGGGGAACCTGACGCTGCCGTGTGAACTGCGCGACGTCGAGCGCGCGCTCGTCGTCGTGAGCGGCCCGCCGGAGACGCTCTCCCGGAAGGGTGTCGAGGAGGGGCGCGCGTGGCTGGAGGAGGCGACCGGGACGCCGGAGGTCCGCGGCGGCGACTACCCGCTGCGCGACACCGACCACCTCGCGGCGCTGGTCCTGTTGGGCGGGGTGACGCAGACCCCGCGGCTCCGGGAACTGCGCGCGGCCGCGGTCGAGGCCCAGCGCAACGTCGCCGCCATCGCCGAGCGCGCCGACCTCTCGGCGGGCATCTGGGACGCCGAGGGACTGGACCCGCTGTTCTGACCGGGGCGGTCGCGGCGGACGGCGCCGGCCGCTTCAGCAGACGTTCTTCGGCTTGACGCCCATCGACTCCAACGTCGTCACGTAGTCGTCGTACGCCGCAGCGACGACCGCGTCGGCCGCGTCGCGGGCGGCCGCCCACTCGTCGTCGCCGTCACACACCGACTCCACGAGCGCGAGCGCGTCGTCGAGGCGGTCGGCGAGGTCGTCGCGGACCCCCCGGAAGTCGGTCGCGGCGGCGGGGTCGGCGTCGCCGACGAAGAAGCCGACCGTCTGCTCGGCGCGTGTGTGGGCGACGACGAGCCGGCCGTACAGGCCGCCCGCGCGCTCGGCCGTCCCCGAGAGGTCGCCGAGCAGGTCGTACTCCGGGTACTCGTGCGGGTCGTCGGCGTCGGCGTCGAAGTCGGGGTCGGCAACGTCGCGGTGGTCGCGGGCGTCCTCGGCGACGTCGCCGAACAGCGCCGCGGCGTCGCCGCTGGTCTCGTCGGCGCTCCACGCCTCGAACGTACGGCCGGCGAGCGCGAACTCGGCGGCGACGGCCGTCCGGACGGGGGCGGCGTCCATCTCGCCGCCGGCGAGCGCGTACAGCGACTTCGAGGAGCCGAGCCGCGACAGCGGCGTCTCGTTGTCGTCGCGGAACTCGTCGGAGAAGGTGGCTGCGTCCATGGGCGAACGTACAGCGGTGTGCCGCTTGAATCCCGCGCCCGACGCCGCAGTCGGCGACACGCTTACGGCGTCCGCCCGGGAGTCGGGGATATGTCACGTCCCTCCGACGAGTCGCGGTCGGTGTCGGGCGCCTTCGGCGCCGCCGGCCGCCTCCTCCGCGACCGCCCCGCGGTCGTCCTCCCCGCGTACCTCCTCGCGCTCGGACTCACGACCGCCGCCCGCGTCCCCGTGGTCGTCGCGCTCGCGGTCGCGCTCGGCTCGCTGGCGGCCACCGGCCGCCTCGAACCGGTCGTCCGTGCGGTCGTCGAACTCCAAGAGGCGGCCCGCGAGGCGGAGGGAACGGGGGGCGCCGGCGCCGGCGGCGCCGACCCGGTCCCCGAATCGGCCGTCACCGCCCTCGGCGACGCGGCCGCCAACGCCGCCACGCCGACCGTCGTCGCGGCGGTCGCCGTCGGGGTCGTCGCGGCCGTCGTCGTCGGACTCCTCGCGCGCGGCGTCGCCAACGCCGTCACCTTCGGCACCGTCTGGGCCGCGCTCGACGGTCGCGCCCCGCTCGTCGACGGCGTCCGGACGACCGGCCGCTGGCGGACGTTCCTCGCGCTGACGCTCGTTCGCGTCGCGGTCACGCTCGTCGCGGTGGTGCTGCCGCTGTTCGTCGGGCTGAACTTCCTCGCCACGCCCGCGGTGGTCGCCGGCGACGCCGCCACGGGCGTGGCCGCGGTCCTCGCGACCGTCGCGCTCGTCGCCGCCGGCGTCCTCCTCGTCGTCCTCGTGAGCTTCCTGCTGGCGTTCGCGGAGTCGGCGGCGGTCGTCGACGACCACGGCGCCCTCGACGCGATCCGCGCGAGCCTCGGGTTCGTCCGCCGCCACCCGGCGTACGCGGTCGGGTTCGCGCTCGTCGCCGTCGGCGCGTACGTCGCCGCCGCGGTCGCGGTCGCGGTCGCCGGCGCCGCGGGCGCCGGGAGCCTCGGCGGCATCGTCCTCCCGCTGGTGGTCGTCCCGCTGCTCGACGCCGCCGCGACCGCGCTGTACGCCGGCGTCGACCGGAGCGCCGTCGCCGGGAGCGCGGCGGCGACCGACGCCGAGCGGCCGTCCGCGACCGGCCGACTCCGCCGCGGGCTGGCGCTCGGGTGGGCCGAGTCGGTCGGCTTCGTCCGGGGCCACCCGCTCGCGGTGGTGGCGTCGCTTGGGCTGCTCGCGGCCGGGATCGTCGCCGGCTACGCCACCACCGCGCCGTACGGGCTGGCCGCCGCCGGCCCGACCGACGTGGCGGGCGTGTTCGGCACGGTCGCGGTCGGCCCGTTCGTCACCATCGCGGCGAACAACTGGCTCGTCAGCGCCGGCCTCGCGTACGGCGGGGTCGCGTTCGGGCTTCCCGCGGTGTCGGGACTCCTGTTCAACGGCGTGCTCGTCGGCGGGCTGGCGGGCGTGTTCGACCGCACGACCTTCCTCGCGCTCG
It encodes the following:
- a CDS encoding tubulin/FtsZ family protein, encoding MRVAVVAVGQAGGKITDALLRYERDSREDFVVDAVAVNTARADLFGLTDVPAENRVLIGADRVKGHGAGADNELGAELAADDIGEVREAVDAVPTSDVDAFLVVAALGGGTGSGGAPVICRELRRIYEEPVFALGVLPARDEGGIYTLNAARSLKTVTDHADATLLYDNAAHRETGESLAGGYDRVNEAIARRLGVLLSAGEATDPTPEKVVDASEIINTLGRSGGIASLGYASAPLNRKRGMFGGFKAVSEDALTTTTRVTATVRRAALGNLTLPCELRDVERALVVVSGPPETLSRKGVEEGRAWLEEATGTPEVRGGDYPLRDTDHLAALVLLGGVTQTPRLRELRAAAVEAQRNVAAIAERADLSAGIWDAEGLDPLF
- a CDS encoding stage II sporulation protein M, giving the protein MSRPSDESRSVSGAFGAAGRLLRDRPAVVLPAYLLALGLTTAARVPVVVALAVALGSLAATGRLEPVVRAVVELQEAAREAEGTGGAGAGGADPVPESAVTALGDAAANAATPTVVAAVAVGVVAAVVVGLLARGVANAVTFGTVWAALDGRAPLVDGVRTTGRWRTFLALTLVRVAVTLVAVVLPLFVGLNFLATPAVVAGDAATGVAAVLATVALVAAGVLLVVLVSFLLAFAESAAVVDDHGALDAIRASLGFVRRHPAYAVGFALVAVGAYVAAAVAVAVAGAAGAGSLGGIVLPLVVVPLLDAAATALYAGVDRSAVAGSAAATDAERPSATGRLRRGLALGWAESVGFVRGHPLAVVASLGLLAAGIVAGYATTAPYGLAAAGPTDVAGVFGTVAVGPFVTIAANNWLVSAGLAYGGVAFGLPAVSGLLFNGVLVGGLAGVFDRTTFLALVAPHGVLELPVIAVAGGLGLHLGGVGWRAVRGRADAETVAAELERAAWVLVGIGILLVVAAAIEAFLTPRIAAAMLGG
- the uvrB gene encoding excinuclease ABC subunit UvrB, translated to MSESEGPLSPDRPEAEKPLRVDAPFDPAGDQPDAIRQLVDGYESGMTEQTLLGVTGSGKTNTVSWVVEELNTPTLVIAHNKTLAAQLYEEFRNLFPDNAVEYFVSYYNYYQPEAYVEQTDTYIDKEMSINDEIDRLRHSATRSLLTRDDVIVVASVSAIYGLGDPNNYRGMALEVEVGQEIGRDDLLKKLVDLNYERNDVDFQQGTFRVRGDTVEVFPMYGRHAVRIELWGDEIDRMRKVDVVNGEVVSEEPAALIHPAEHYSLPEDQIDQAVSEIEELMEQRVSYFERQGDLVAAQRIEERTTFDVEMLQETGYCSGIENYSVHLSDRESGDAPYTLLDYFPDDFLTVIDESHQTLPQIKGQFEGDKSRKDSLVGNGFRLPTAYDNRPLTFEEFEEKTDRRLYVSATPADYERERSEQIVEQIVRPTHLVDPEVTIEPAQGQVDDLMDRIDDRIERGERTLVTTLTKRMAEDLTEYLEEAGVDVAYMHDETDTLERHEIIRSLRLGEIDVLVGINLLREGLDIPEVSLVAILDADQEGFLRSETTLVQTMGRAARNVDGEVILYADETTNSMERAIEETGRRREIQRQFNEEHGYEPQTIDKEIGETNLPGSKTDTSGLSGDDVADEEEAQARIQALEERMEEAASNLEFELAADIRDRMQDLRREFDVDPEEVGIEPPAEDAEGIDPGEEF
- a CDS encoding transcription antitermination protein — translated: MDAATFSDEFRDDNETPLSRLGSSKSLYALAGGEMDAAPVRTAVAAEFALAGRTFEAWSADETSGDAAALFGDVAEDARDHRDVADPDFDADADDPHEYPEYDLLGDLSGTAERAGGLYGRLVVAHTRAEQTVGFFVGDADPAAATDFRGVRDDLADRLDDALALVESVCDGDDEWAAARDAADAVVAAAYDDYVTTLESMGVKPKNVC
- a CDS encoding DUF7553 family protein — protein: MTRDLLADASEHLRRAADAAGDDAAARFERVADDLRTAADAEHGPDHGWMAKRIHTIRDAASDAGDEVTGHAEAAVECISEYRADVPGV